One Solanum pennellii chromosome 9, SPENNV200 DNA segment encodes these proteins:
- the LOC107029647 gene encoding zerumbone synthase: MLRLASRGGIKSRALLQIFNKDFSTHVERKLEGKVALITGAASGIGKETASKFINNGAKVVIADVQNQIGQETASELGPNASFVVCDVTKESDVSNAVDFTVSSHGKLDIMYNNAGIPCCTPRSIADLDLDAFDRVMAINVRGVIAGIKHAARVMIPRKTGSILCTASITGVIGGLAQPTYSTTKSCVIGIMRSVTAELSQNGIRINCVSPFAIPTPFYMDEIKLHFPELEPEILVKMLHRTSELKGAYCEPIDVANAALFLASDDAKYVSGHNLMIDGGFTSYKSLNFPMPDQV; the protein is encoded by the exons ATGTTGAGATTAGCTTCAAG GGGTGGCATCAAATCAAGGGCTCTgcttcaaattttcaataaagaCTTCTCCACTCACGTTGAGAG GAAACTTGAAGGCAAGGTGGCGCTGATCACCGGAGCAGCAAGTGGAATCGGAAAAGAAACCGCTTCGAAATTCATCAACAACGGCGCCAAAGTTGTAATAGCAGATGTACAAAATCAGATCGGCCAAGAAACTGCCTCCGAGCTCGGGCCAAACGCCTCTTTTGTGGTCTGCGATGTCACAAAAGAATCCGACGTTTCCAATGCAGTGGATTTCACTGTCTCCAGCCACGGAAAACTCGACATTATGTACAACAATGCAG gtATACCATGTTGTACTCCACGGAGCATAGCTGATCTTGACCTCGATGCATTTGATCGAGTCATGGCTATCAACGTCCGTGGGGTGATAGCAGGGATTAAACACGCAGCTCGAGTGATGATCCCACGTAAAACCGGTTCCATATTGTGCACAGCTAGTATTACAGGGGTGATAGGAGGTCTAGCGCAGCCTACATATTCGACAACCAAATCCTGTGTGATCGGAATCATGAGATCAGTTACAGCAGAACTAAGTCAGAACGGAATCAGAATCAATTGTGTATCGCCCTTTGCAATTCCAACTCCGTTCTATATGGATGAGATAAAATTGCATTTCCCGGAATTGGAACCTGAAATTCTTGTTAAAATGTTGCATCGCACTAGTGAATTAAAAGGAGCCTACTGTGAGCCAATTGATGTGGCTAATGCTGCTCTGTTTTTGGCTAGTGATGATGCCAAGTATGTTAGTGGCCATAACTTGATGATTGATGGAGGTTTTACCTCTTATAAGAGTTTAAACTTTCCCATGCCCGATCAAGTATAG